A genomic segment from Corythoichthys intestinalis isolate RoL2023-P3 chromosome 2, ASM3026506v1, whole genome shotgun sequence encodes:
- the rhoaa gene encoding rho-related GTP-binding protein RhoA-A, with translation MAAIRKKLVIVGDGACGKTCLLIVFSKDQFPEVYVPTVFENYVADIEVDGKQVELALWDTAGQEDYDRLRPLSYPDTDVILMCFSVDSPDSLENIPEKWTPEVKHFCPNVPIILVGNKKDLRNDELTRRELAKMKQEPVKSEEGREMANRICAFGYLECSAKTKDGVREVFEMATRAALQAKRRGKKSICLLL, from the exons ATGGCTGCAATTCGAAAGAAACTAGTAATAGTTGGAGATGGAGCATGCGGCAAGACGTGTCTTCTTATTGTGTTTAGCAAGGACCAGTTCCCTGAGGTGTATGTgccaacagtgtttgaaaactACGTGGCAGATATTGAAGTGGATGGAAAACAG GTAGAGCTGGCTCTTTGGGACACAGCAGGTCAAGAAGACTATGATCGCCTGCGACCTCTCTCTTATCCAGACACGGATGTCATCCTCATGTGCTTCTCTGTTGATAGTCCTGATAGTTTAG AGAACATCCCTGAGAAGTGGACACCTGAGGTCAAGCACTTTTGTCCCAATGTTCCCATTATTCTGGTGGGAAACAAAAAAGATCTGCGCAATGATGAGCTCACTCGTCGAGAGTTGGCAAAGATGAAACAG GAACCTGTGAAGTCAGAGGAAGGCAGGGAAATGGCAAACCGAATCTGTGCCTTTGGCTACCTGGAGTGCTCAGCGAAGACCAAGGACGGCGTGAGGGAGGTTTTtgaaatggccaccagggcagcACTTCAGGCCAAGAGACGAGGCAAAAAGAGCATATGCCTTCTTCTATAA